From the genome of Papilio machaon chromosome 1, ilPapMach1.1, whole genome shotgun sequence:
AAAACTGTCCCCGTGGTCTAAACTGTGGAGACCAATGTCTAAATCGAGGATTACTCTGatacattatttacttattcaaatttaagtaAAGTTAAACGTTGTTACTGGATACTTTTCTCTTGAATAAAGTTAAACGTACATAGTTTTCTGTATATATTGATGAAAATATAgagattacaaattattaatgaataatttttgttatgtatATGCTGTGGACACGattttaggttaggttagtttagTTGTCCTTGTCCATAAACAAAACCATACATGACATTTGAAAACGAGATGTTGCCAACTAGTCTTAACATTTTGGGTTTGCTTAaagatatcaatttatttgaaatttaattttttacctttttaaaattttaaatgaatacgtTTACTTATTTTCTATCTATGTGAAtactgttaaattttaaaatagaaagtaggcaatttaaaattaaataagccGATTGTACATCTTAAAGAAGAATATGTTATCCGTAGTTCGTATATAGTttcatgtttaatatattttattattttgtgtagTTTTGAGGAATAAAGTAGgtatagaaataaaacctatttttattgtaattcaaaaacaatatcTCACGTTTGGATTGCGGTTCGACAGTTGACATTATGTGAAGTAGTTACACATTCTTTGATTTGCTCTTTGGTTGACAGCCAagtagaaaacaaaaacatgtcattttatttactagtgTTATAACttatgattatttaataaaataccaatttaatacaaatataatggaTAATTCTGCAGCAAAGGTAGTTCGTGTGtactttaattacattttgtctTTCTTTACATTAACAATACCTATATGGTTGGTACTAAAGCTTGAGTGTAACCGAAAAACCTTTTCACTTTATATGAAATCGGACTTTCTTGCTCATGTCAATAAGTAGCTACAAATGATCGAATTCTTTATCTAATTAGCATTTCTTTTAGGTTGGACAAATATTTACGGAAGCAGGTGCTGCGTTTAATAAGTTAGCAGATATGACTATGTTACTGCATCCATTGGCAGAATCATCACCCAGGTaagcctttaattttgtctcgTTAGTTCAAGTTACTGTTATTTTGGGTATCATACTATACATAAGACATGAAAATGTAATGTGATAgaaattacatatatactattttttttaatttcatagtgTATGTGCTCAAACAAAAACACCAGTGAAGAGAAAAGCTACAGAAGAAAGAATTCCACCCAGCAATACATCTGGGCAGGTAAATATTGTTTGCCATGAAAACTCATCATCTCtttggccttttcccactcacatGGGGTCGACATTCAAGacttataaaaccttaaatATTTGGCTTAAGGTTTTATGGCTTGAcacctgcctgtcgccaaccctacttgggaggaatttcttaaaatgaaatataagctggatattcaaaattacttctaaaaatacatgaaaaataaaaatgagtgtgaaaatattataaatagagaAACTTTAAGCCATGAAAACTAGCAAATTgatcattataatttacaaatttttcctCCATTTAGCCACAAGTGAAgctgttttttgttttattagtaataatcttatattttataaaatttacttattgtataatattacagGTACTAAGTATGTTGAAAGTACAAGATTCAGAAGACTCTAAGGCTTTAAATAGGGATATTAAAGTGGAATGCGAGTTAAATGCTGAGGCAGTGGTAACATAaaaggttaaataaatttatgtaattaataaaaacaatttttttacaaaaaagtgTTAATACTTATTTGGGAATTGAGtgaaaactttgtatttttcgattccattttgatggaggagattcatatgttttaattagacCATTTTTCACTAAAGTATCTTCAATAACTAACTCAACATTGCTTCTTATTTTCAATGATTCATAAAGAGGAAAATGACTGCCAGACTTCTTCATTCGTCTTTGAGCGTTCCGATAACATTTCCATGGTTGTGGTTCTATTATTAATGAGTTTGTATAATCTTTaatggattttaaaaaatttataaattcttcaTCACCACTGTTAATATGGAGCCACATTGTTACAGAGAAACAAAACACTATGTCGaacttttttctattaaacgaATTTAAGTATTGTGCAATTATGTTCTGATCAACTTCATTCattatgtttgattttataaatgtaatatcaCTAATGTTTATGTGGTCTTTGGCTCTTTGTATCAGAATTGGGTCAATGTCTACACCTAGGATATGACATGAAGATTTCgggtaaattttattttttagatagTCGTAAACTTCTTTGGTGAGTTCTCCTGTATTACATCCAATATCCAAACATATAATATCTTCGTTAGTGTCCAAATTTGGAAACATTGAAGCGTGGAGACCTTCTATTCTTTGATTTGAATTGTGAAAGGAGTAATAGTTTATGAAATTCCCATACTGTACAGCTCCTGGATCTTCACCTTGGTATGCTAGGTTAACTTCAACTACCATTGTAAAATttcgaattttaattaattttaaagtatacttttacttattatacctaataagtataaatacaaacataggAAAATTGCCTAATCTAAACAAATCACCACTGCGACGATCGATGACATTTGACGTTGACGTTTACTTATCAATTTATTACgacataatttttcaaatgaaaaagtGTTGTTTATACTTTCtgaaatatttagataatattgatatgcgttctgaaatataacaatattttcagaacactaaattttatttatcgtaaATTATGAGATGACATTGTGTTCCGTACATTGccatctatatttattttcaaccaATTTTAAGACACTTCATACACATTCAGATTTCATGTGATGCCTTAGTTTGTCGTAAGATGGCACTTTACCATATCAACGCAAGCGGCAATGCTCGTTTGAAATCGTACTAATGATATAggtaaatgcgaatttttggatggatatttgttattttggtaTCCCCAGAATGTCGAAAccgatctcgattaaattttgttatataggTATGTAGACACAGTCTGGAAAACCTACTCTCTATGACCTCGGAAATATGCATGGTTTATTGATCAACAACTCGATAAATCTGCAACTATTCGACAAATCACATtgatatttggcacaggtatagaatatagtctcAAATAAGACAAAGTAAACATATTCatgctttttttaatctgcgcggacgaagtctgggcaaaagctagtttaaaataaagaccTGAAATATACTGTTCTGTTGAATTCCGACTGAAGTGAATTCAAACACCATAGGTGTGGCGTGACCCATACTtgattgtaattataattactgtCAGTTCGAAAGGatcattattaagtaaaataggATAAGGTGAATAgactttctaaataaaatcataaacgTTTTAGTAATTCCAAAGTAGGGTgaaatcaatttgaaaaacgaaaacatttttattacctaaGATGAACTCTCCAAGGACAACTCaacaaacaaagattttatttatatagaaaacaCATTTGCAGTACATTGcttaactatataaatatgttattaattgtTGCGTGCTAGCGGGTGCAGTTCTTTGCAACTCTTACTTTCTTTAAGTGGTTGATGCAGCTATGTGATTCCTTGTGTTAGTCAACAAACATCCGCACCGGCATCATCGACTTGTAGCTGATCGAGACCAAGTTCAAGCAGTCCTTGAATACTCCGATAAGTTCGAAATGACATTGGTACAATCCGTCCGTGTGGATCGCAAGTCTGCAATCGGTCGTCCGTGAGTGAAACGTAAGCCCGAACAGTCCGCACCACGCACGCAAACTCatctgtaatttaattttttcacacACACTTATACACAAGTGCAATTGTTAAAGCATACGATTTACTTTTTGTCGGGCATTTTATCGGTGAAATTGTCTTGGAAAATGATTCTCAATCATTTTCAAGTTCAGTTACATAAGTGCGCGTGCAGGAGAATCGGTGCGGAATGGCGGATGTTCGGTGGTGCTTGGCGGTGAGGCGCGTGCCCGTTATAAACTCGCTGCCGCCTCTTCGCCGGACAGTTGTCGCTGGGCTACCCTCATAAacgtatttttcatatttttagtgttgtgcgcgttaaaaataaaaaatgagttCCACATTTCGGATAGCTCTGGTTTCGCTTATCTGTGCGGTGGTCGTCGCCGGACGCGTCCATGGGCCGAGAAGGTCACGTAGAATGGACGCGGAGGACTACATTCAGAACGAAGTGGACAGCGGCAGAGCCGACGAAAGCTCGTGGTGGCAGTCGCCGGAATTCTCCATGTTACAAAAAGTGTACGACGACTGCAGTGCGCATAAACATTTAACGACTTGTTTGAAGGGTAAAGCTTTAACGGCACTCACGAGAGCAGTGGAACAGGTGATGGCGGTACAGTGTTAGTGTATTTATTTGTGCTCAGTGATcgtgtattataatattttaatatgtcgCACAGGAGAACGTACAACTGGCCGATGGATTGACATTGGTGAAACAGTCCGATGCACCTCCTGCGATAGCAGAGCCTCGATTCTTCCCTGGAATGTCAGCAGAAGAAAAACTCGACACAATGTTGCGCAGAAAATTCGAACAATTGTTGAACACTCATTCTGTGTCACTCGATTTGTCGACAGAAGGTAGAGGAAGAGGTATGCGcatttttattaccatttcAAAACCAATtctgatattatttttgaaaaaatatttatttatgtatttatgtccAGGAAAGAAGGTCCTGCCATATATGATGCTCGGTGTGTTAACCACCGTTAGCATAGTGGGTGGTATGGCTCTGAAGACCTTAGCTGTCATTGCTGGTAAAGCGCTTATCGCCAGCAAGGTCGCTTTGACAATCGCCGGTATCATAGCCCTCAGGAAACTTTTCGGCCAGGAAGGACCCGCTGCTGAAACAACGTTCCAAGTCCACGCCGATGGACATCATaggtaaaatgtttgttatattcgtttgataaatattaactaaaataataataactatattgcTTAATTGGAATGCTTTTgct
Proteins encoded in this window:
- the LOC106709023 gene encoding uncharacterized protein LOC106709023 gives rise to the protein MDNSAAKVGQIFTEAGAAFNKLADMTMLLHPLAESSPSVCAQTKTPVKRKATEERIPPSNTSGQVLSMLKVQDSEDSKALNRDIKVECELNAEAVVT
- the LOC106709022 gene encoding probable RNA methyltransferase CG11342, whose protein sequence is MVVEVNLAYQGEDPGAVQYGNFINYYSFHNSNQRIEGLHASMFPNLDTNEDIICLDIGCNTGELTKEVYDYLKNKIYPKSSCHILGVDIDPILIQRAKDHINISDITFIKSNIMNEVDQNIIAQYLNSFNRKKFDIVFCFSVTMWLHINSGDEEFINFLKSIKDYTNSLIIEPQPWKCYRNAQRRMKKSGSHFPLYESLKIRSNVELVIEDTLVKNGLIKTYESPPSKWNRKIQSFHSIPK
- the LOC106709016 gene encoding uncharacterized protein LOC106709016 isoform X2; the protein is MSSTFRIALVSLICAVVVAGRVHGPRRSRRMDAEDYIQNEVDSGRADESSWWQSPEFSMLQKVYDDCSAHKHLTTCLKGKALTALTRAVEQENVQLADGLTLVKQSDAPPAIAEPRFFPGMSAEEKLDTMLRRKFEQLLNTHSVSLDLSTEGRGRGKKVLPYMMLGVLTTVSIVGGMALKTLAVIAGKALIASKVALTIAGIIALRKLFGQEGPAAETTFQVHADGHHSL
- the LOC106709016 gene encoding uncharacterized protein LOC106709016 isoform X1, which gives rise to MSSTFRIALVSLICAVVVAGRVHGPRRSRRMDAEDYIQNEVDSGRADESSWWQSPEFSMLQKVYDDCSAHKHLTTCLKGKALTALTRAVEQENVQLADGLTLVKQSDAPPAIAEPRFFPGMSAEEKLDTMLRRKFEQLLNTHSVSLDLSTEGRGRGKKVLPYMMLGVLTTVSIVGGMALKTLAVIAGKALIASKVALTIAGIIALRKLFGQEGPAAETTFQVHADGHHRRNLYVVRPVKESALDPYLYKGEQPASSA